Genomic segment of Prochlorococcus marinus CUG1433:
TGTAGTATTTTTCTTTAAAATAATGATCTGTTCGGGAACCACACCCCATTTTTGAGTAACAATAATGACGTCAATGACCGATTATGGAGAATAACAAATACAAATAGTATACCCATGGGTAAGGTTGTAGGAATCGATTTAGGAACAACTAATAGTTGTGTTGCTGTAATGGAAGGTGGTAAACCTACTGTAATAGCAAATGCTGAGGGTTTCAGAACTACTCCATCAGTTGTTGCATATACAAAAAATCAAGATCAGCTTGTTGGACAAATAGCTAAAAGACAGGCTGTAATGAACCCTGAAAATACTTTTTATTCAGCAAAACGATTTGTTGGAAGAAGAGTTGATGAAGTTAATGAAGAATCTAAAGAAGTTAGTTATTCTGTTGAAAAATCTGGTTCTAGTGTAAAGTTAAAATGCCCTATTTTGGATAAGCAGTTTTCTCCTGAAGAGGTGAGTTCTCAAGTTTTAAGAAAGTTAGCAGATGATGCAGGTAAATACCTTGGTGAAAAAGTTACACAAGCTGTAATTACAGTTCCAGCTTATTTTAATGATTCACAAAGACAGGCTACTAAAGATGCCGGAAAGATTGCAGGTTTAGAAGTCCTCAGAATTGTTAATGAGCCAACCGCTGCGGCCCTAGCATATGGTTTGGATAAAGAGAATGAAAAAATTCTTGTTTTTGATTTAGGGGGAGGAACATTTGATGTCTCAGTTATTGAAGCAGGTGACGGAGTAACAGAAGTTCTATCTACGTCAGGAGATACACATTTAGGTGGTGATGATTTTGATAGATGCATTGTAGATCACTTAGCTAATACTTTTAAATCAAATGAGGGAATTGATCTCAGACAAGATAAGCAAGCTTTGCAAAGATTGACTGAAGCTGCAGAAAAAGCAAAGATAGAGCTTTCAAATGCTACGCAAAGTGAGATAAATTTACCTTTTATTACAGCTACGCCTGAAGGACCAAAACACTTAGATTTGAACCTTACTAGAGTAAAGTTCGAGGAACTAGCAGCTTCTTTAATTGATAGGTGTAAGACCCCAGTTGAGAGAGCTATAAGCGATGCAAAAATTTCTACTAGTGAAATTGATGAAGTTGTTATGGTCGGAGGCTCATCTAGAATACCTGCCGTTCTAGATTTAGTTAAAAAAATAATTGGTAAAGATCCAAACCAAACCGTTAATCCCGATGAGGTAGTAGCTGTTGGAGCTGCAATTCAGGGAGGAGTTTTAGCAGGAGAGGTTAAAGATATATTGTTGCTTGATGTTACTCCACTTTCTCTAGGTGTAGAGACTCTAGGCGGAGTAATGACAAAAATGATAAATCGAAATACTACCGTACCTACAAAGAAATCTGAAACATATTCAACTGCTGTAGACGGTCAAACAAATGTTGAAATACACGTTTTACAGGGTGAAAGAGAAATGGCCTCTGATAACAAAAGCTTAGGAACCTTTAGATTGGATGGAATACCCTCAGCACCAAGGGGAGTTCCGCAAATTGAAGTTACATTTGATATCGATGCAAATGGAATTCTTAGTGTTACTGCTAAAGATAAAGGAAGTGGTAAAGAGCAAAGTATTTCTATCACTGGTGCTTCTACTTTATCTGATAATGAAGTAGAAAAAATGGTAAAAGATGCAGAATCAAATGCATCTGCAGATAAGGAAAAAAGAGAAAAAATTGATTTAAAAAATCAAGCTGAAACACTTGTCTACCAGACAGAAAAGCAACTTGGTGAGTTAGGAGACAAAATTGATGCTGCAGCAAAGTCTAAAGTTGAAGAAAAAAGTAATGCTTTAAAAGAAGCAACTTCAAAAGAAGATTATGAATCAATGAAAAAACTTCTTGAAGAACTCCAGCAAGAACTTTATGCAGTTGGCTCATCTGTTTATCAGCAACCAGGCAATCAGCCACCATCACCTGGCGCAGCTGGTGGTCCTGATCAGAGTGATTCAAATGAAAAAGGTGGAGATGATGTAATTGATGCAGACTTCACTGAAACAAAAGATTAGTAAAGGTAATTTTTAATTTCATTAGCAACCCATTTAGAACAAGCGGGAGCCAGTAAAATCCCATTTTTATAAAAACCTGTACAGATAATTAGTCCATCTTCAAGATTTTTCATTATTGGTGAAGGCTCACCATCTGGTCTTGACCTAATTCCGTACCACTTTTTACAAATTTTTCCTTTCTCCAGCCAAGTTGGTTTTTTATCTAGAAAATTTGTGAGTTTTTCGAATGTATTTTTTTCTGGCTTAGTACTATGTTCGTCAGTTGATCCAATAATTAGCTTATTTTTTGATTTTGGAATTATATTTTTACCATTTATATTGAATTGTTTTGGCAGCGAAAACAAATCAACTTCTTCATCATTAATCTCAATTTCCATAGCTTGGCCTAAAACAGGCTTTAATTTGATGTTGTGAGATCTGCTATCTATTAAATCAATCGCTTTTAGTGAATTACACAAAATAACCATGTCAGATTTGATATTTTCATTATTTCTTGTTGTAGAAATCCATTGATTGTCTGATTTTCTTATTTTTATTATTTCTTCTTGTAAATAATTTACTTTTTTATGTTTTAGATATTTATCTAATGTTTGTAGTAACGATAAAGCATTTATTTTTCCATCTTTGAAGGAGATCATTCCTTTTATATTGTTTGTTTGGAAGGTTTTATTTATATTCTTGATTAATATTGAGTCTCTTTCTAAAATTAGTAACGTTGGATCATTATTTTCATAAACAAATTTCTCTAATTTTTTAAACTTTTCTTCATTAGTAGTTAGTTGGATTAATGGTTTTTCGATATTTAATTCATAATTAAATTTTTGTAGGAACGTAATCCATTGTGGCCATAATTCAATGCTTTGTTTCCTGAGATCCCAGCTTCTACCCCTTCTTTTTTGATACATATTACCCATTAGCAAGCCTAAAGCTGCATTGCTACTATTTTGGAGTTGAGTTGGATCTATTATCGTTACTTGGAAACCTAATTCTGATAATTCTAAGGCGTTAAATTTTCCAATAATCCCTGAGCCAATAATAACTATGTTTGCTTTTTGAAAATTTTCTTTTAAGCTTTTCATTGATATATTAGATATACTTGCTTATTTGACTTAATATTTAAAGATTTTTGGAACATCCTTCAATTATATTCAAAATTGTTTGTCCTGATCGTCCTGGCCTTGTAAGTTTACTTACAAGTTGGATTTCAAATTACGGTGGCAATATAAAACATTCTGATCATCATACTGATCAAGATGCAGGTTTGTTTCTTAGTCGAATTGAATGGAATAGTAACAATGAATCTTTTAATAGAGATGAAATTTATAAAGAATTTGAAAAAATTGCAGATGAAGTAAATGGACAATTTAAAGTAAATTATTCTGATGAAATCCCAAATGTTGCTATTTTCGTGAGTAAACAAAATCATTGTTTGATTGATTTACTTTGGCGAGTAAGAAATGGAGAACTCA
This window contains:
- the dnaK gene encoding molecular chaperone DnaK, with product MGKVVGIDLGTTNSCVAVMEGGKPTVIANAEGFRTTPSVVAYTKNQDQLVGQIAKRQAVMNPENTFYSAKRFVGRRVDEVNEESKEVSYSVEKSGSSVKLKCPILDKQFSPEEVSSQVLRKLADDAGKYLGEKVTQAVITVPAYFNDSQRQATKDAGKIAGLEVLRIVNEPTAAALAYGLDKENEKILVFDLGGGTFDVSVIEAGDGVTEVLSTSGDTHLGGDDFDRCIVDHLANTFKSNEGIDLRQDKQALQRLTEAAEKAKIELSNATQSEINLPFITATPEGPKHLDLNLTRVKFEELAASLIDRCKTPVERAISDAKISTSEIDEVVMVGGSSRIPAVLDLVKKIIGKDPNQTVNPDEVVAVGAAIQGGVLAGEVKDILLLDVTPLSLGVETLGGVMTKMINRNTTVPTKKSETYSTAVDGQTNVEIHVLQGEREMASDNKSLGTFRLDGIPSAPRGVPQIEVTFDIDANGILSVTAKDKGSGKEQSISITGASTLSDNEVEKMVKDAESNASADKEKREKIDLKNQAETLVYQTEKQLGELGDKIDAAAKSKVEEKSNALKEATSKEDYESMKKLLEELQQELYAVGSSVYQQPGNQPPSPGAAGGPDQSDSNEKGGDDVIDADFTETKD
- a CDS encoding FAD-binding oxidoreductase; the encoded protein is MKSLKENFQKANIVIIGSGIIGKFNALELSELGFQVTIIDPTQLQNSSNAALGLLMGNMYQKRRGRSWDLRKQSIELWPQWITFLQKFNYELNIEKPLIQLTTNEEKFKKLEKFVYENNDPTLLILERDSILIKNINKTFQTNNIKGMISFKDGKINALSLLQTLDKYLKHKKVNYLQEEIIKIRKSDNQWISTTRNNENIKSDMVILCNSLKAIDLIDSRSHNIKLKPVLGQAMEIEINDEEVDLFSLPKQFNINGKNIIPKSKNKLIIGSTDEHSTKPEKNTFEKLTNFLDKKPTWLEKGKICKKWYGIRSRPDGEPSPIMKNLEDGLIICTGFYKNGILLAPACSKWVANEIKNYLY